TTTTTCACTGTGCCCAAGCGGATCGTGTGAGTTTTGATTCTTCTTCGAGCGCGGGTCTTCTCTTCAACGCCGGTTTTGATTATATTAAGAATTTTAGCACCGGGAAACAAATCACAACTTTTCAATTTCGGGCCGGGGATAACCATCTTCTAAAAGATTATGCAGGAGTTGTAATCGGAAATCAGATTCTCATTCAAGGAATGCCTTTCGGCGCGGTGACCCGTTTGAAAGCGACTTTTGAATCTTCCTCGGGTTCCACGATTTTTGTGGGAGGAATTGAGCAGACGAGCGGAGGGAACTCCAATGATTTTTCTTCTCCAGTCAGTTACGAGGTCGTAGCCGGCAACGGTCAAAAAGAAATTTATACGGTGACGGTTAACGTTCTAACTCCGATTACCGACGCGGGACAGACGAATTGTTTTGATAGCGCGTCTTCCGTGATCGCCTGCGGACAGGGAGTTTTCCCCGGACAGGACGCGGATTATTCCGGAATCGCTCCGATTCTAGAAAGAACAACTCTATCGAATGATTCTTCCCAGCCCGTGGTGGTCGATAAGAACACAGGATTGGTTTGGAAAACTTGTAAGGAAGGTACAAATCCGGTCGACTGTACGGCGTTAGCTGATCCTACGACTTTTACTTATGCGGATGCAGGAAACGCTTGTTCCAATCTCAACACAGTTGGATACGCGGGTTTGAAAAATTGGAGACTACCCGATCTGCAAGAGCAGTTCACTCTGGCTTCTTATGACACAGCGGCCCCTTACATCGACTTGACAGTTTTCCCCGATGGAAATCAAACTTTTTGGTCTCGTTCTTTAGCGGATCCCGCTTCTACAATTCCCAGACGTTGGACTTTTAATTATAACAATGGAAACAACGAGACTGCCGATGAAGTAGGCATTCTTCCCGTTCGTTGTGTGGCAGGCGGAAGTTATCCGGCTCAAAATTTTACGGACCTTGGAGACGGAACGATTCTGGACGTAAATACGAATCTTCTCTGGCAAAAATGTTCAGTCGGTCAATCAGGAAACGAAT
This is a stretch of genomic DNA from Leptospira tipperaryensis. It encodes these proteins:
- a CDS encoding DUF1566 domain-containing protein, with translation MKSIIRIFFPLLGFLLFHCAQADRVSFDSSSSAGLLFNAGFDYIKNFSTGKQITTFQFRAGDNHLLKDYAGVVIGNQILIQGMPFGAVTRLKATFESSSGSTIFVGGIEQTSGGNSNDFSSPVSYEVVAGNGQKEIYTVTVNVLTPITDAGQTNCFDSASSVIACGQGVFPGQDADYSGIAPILERTTLSNDSSQPVVVDKNTGLVWKTCKEGTNPVDCTALADPTTFTYADAGNACSNLNTVGYAGLKNWRLPDLQEQFTLASYDTAAPYIDLTVFPDGNQTFWSRSLADPASTIPRRWTFNYNNGNNETADEVGILPVRCVAGGSYPAQNFTDLGDGTILDVNTNLLWQKCSVGQSGNECQNSTATFFTWQNALIQCNSLPTTGSRWRIPNVREQLSIARYDLLMGTNGIDLNVFPNNVNYGSSWMSNVSLLAGDIGTFTFDFQYARLSRSNAVYTQAVRCVKDGP